Genomic window (Sinorhizobium sojae CCBAU 05684):
AACGAGCCCGCAGCATGAGCGAAAATTCCCGGACCGACGAAACGACAACCAACCTCAAGGCCATCTCCTTTCCGCCGCTCGACATGAACCGGCCGGCGGGCGAACAGATATTCTCGGCGCTCAAATCGGCAATTCTGAAAACCGAGCTGCCGCCGGGCTGCCTGATCTCGGAAAGCGAGATCGGCCAGCGCTTCGGCGCCAGCCGCACCCCTGTGCGCGAGGCCTTCACGCAGCTGCGCACAGACGGGCTAATCGTAACCCGGCCGAGCCGGGGCAACTATGTCTCGCGCCTGTCGGAGGCGCGCATCCGCGAGGCGCAGTTTATCCGCGAAGGGTTGGAACTGGCGAATGTGGAGCGGCTTTGCGAGACCGGCCTGCCCGACGCGGTGGTAAACGCGCTGACCGGTATTCTCGACGTGCAGGGTCGCTGCGTCGCCTGCGACGACATGCTGGAATTCCAGATGCAGGACGACCGATTCCACACCACGCTGGCACGCGCGACGGGTTTTGCCCGCGCCGAAACGCTGCTGGTGCGCGAAAAGGCGGCGCTGGACCGGCTGCGGGGTTTTTCGCTCAGCGACACCAACCATATGACCTGCCTGCTGGAGGAACACCGTGCGATTCTGAACGCGATCCGCGAGCGCGACACCGGCGCGGCGCTGGCGGCGATGCGGGCGCATCTGCGCTCGATCCTCGGCGCCCTGTCGAGCCTCATCCAGGCTAACAAGGACTTCTTCGAGTGACCCCGGAAAGGACAGACGTCCATGTCTCCCAACTCCGCAACGGCCCTGCCCGGCCTTGCCCAACCGCTCTAGGAGTCCATCGCCGGGCTCATCGCCTCGCCCCACGGACATAGCGCCCGCGCTGGTGGGTCGAGGACGGCGCCTTCCCCGCCCGCCGAGCTGCTAATCGTCCCTGATCACCACGTTTTCCGCATGCTCTACAGCCAGGGGGTGGCCTTGAGCGACCTTGGCATCGGCGTCGCGTGGGGTCCCGCGAGGACCGCGATCCGCGCGCCATCTTCCGGCTCCTCGCGCAACGGGCGCTGCCCTCTCTCGCTCACAAGGGAAAAACGGTCTCCCCGTCCTTCCTCCCCTCGCCTTCGGCTCGCTTCGTGCAGGATCGACGCGGATCCGCGTGCCTCGGATTTTGCGTCGCCCCTTCGGCTTTGGCCTCGGGCGGGCGAACCCCTCCGTTTTGTTCCCTTGCCTCCCTCTCGCCCGCTGCTCCGCGCGAGCTCGCGGAGGAGGAGCGGGGGCTCCTGTCCTCCGGCAAGAGCTAGACCGCTTCGCGGAAAGGAAAGGGCTAGAATCATGGAGAATATCTGCTACCTGCTGGACGCGGAAACGACGCTGTTCAAGGCTGTCGCGCTTCCGAACGGGATTAGCTTCAAACCTCTTTATCACCTACTCGGCTGCCGCCTTCTCGAGCTTGGCGTTTCGATGAGGGCATTCGCTGTTTGTCGATGAGGAAGGGCTGACCGCCTTCACAATCTTTGACGGCTACCCGCAGCCGCTTGCCGGAAAAATCGCGCTTGTCGGCGGCGACGACCGCGAGCCGTACACTTCACATGCTGCCGACCCGTTCTGGACCCGGTTTTCGCAACGTCCGACGAGAAAACCCCCGGCGGCATCATCATTGCCGGCGCCCTGATGTCAGGCCCGCATCGAGCGCCGCGAACCTACGGTTGTCGAGGGAGAGGCATGATGAAAACCGCATCCCTCGAAAACAACCGCCCTCGTCGCAGGAACCTTCACCGCAACCATTGCGCCGGAGGACGTCGAGCCGCAGTTTCACGTGCTCACCCACTTTCCCGACCGGCGCGCGAAAATCCGAGCTAGCCGACCTGACCGAGCGCCTGAATCAGTTCGCCGCCTACGTCGTTTGAGCTTTGGCCAGCGCTTCCAAACGGAACACCTATCCTGCCGAACAGGCGGTGCAGCCATCCGCGCCACCGGCGGTTTCCAGACTCGGTTCAACATGCTACCGACATCGGTGCGGGATGGTCACGGTTGCGGGCTAGGGAGGACTTACGATTCCCTCTCGCAGGCCTCGCGCTCAGGATCGACCGGCATGCCAAGATTGCGGATCGTCCGCCGCTGACGCCGTGCACCGTTTTCATCAGCCAGGCCGGGTCGATCCCGTTGCGAATGGCTCAGGCACCCCAGACCCTTTCGACGACGGCAATGGAGTTGAGCAGCGTCCCGTCCATGTCGAACAGGCGGCAAAATCATTCGGGAAGATCGCTGAAGACGAGAGATCCAAGTCGGCTCCTTTCGCCCCGCGGGCTTAAACGCGGCTCGACAACCTGAAGCGATCGACGCAAGCCCTTGCTCCTTTCCGGCTAATACGCGTCTTCTCCGGCCGCCACAAGGAACTCGATCGGCCCGCCTGGCACCTCGTCGTCGAAGACGGCACATGAGAGCATGCCGCCGAACACCGCGCCCGAGTCGACATTGGTCCTGTTGCCGATCGTCCGCGGATTGCTGCGGCTCGGTGTGTGACCGTGGCAGAGATGCCGACCCCAGTAGCGACCCGAATAATCGGGATCCGTGCGGATCCAGAGCAGAACCTCGTCGCTCTGCTCGTCCAGCGGCACAGCTTCGTCGACGCCGGCATGGGCAAAAATCCGAAAGCGGTCGACGAGGATCGACGGCAGTTCGGCCATCCAGACCAGATGGCTCAGCGGTATAGCGCCGCCATAGGACTCCAGCGTTTCATAACCGCCGTTCATCAGCCACATGCTCATTTCGGCCATGCCCTTGCGCGCGGCCACGAGCATCTCCTCGTGATTTCCCTTGAGAGTGGTCCATTGCCAGCCTGGGCTGGTCGGGCCGGCCATGATTCGTGCTACGACGCCGCGGCTGTCCGGCCCGCGGTCGACCAAATCGCCGAGAAAGACGACCCTCCCGCCCGGTGCGGCGGACTCGATGCTTGTAAGGAGCGCGTCGAGTTGCGCAAGGCAACCGTGTATGTCGCCGACTGCGAAAGTGAGACGTCGGCCACTCATGAACCGGTACTCCTCTTTCCGCTCAAACCGGCATTCTCCACTTGCAATTGATAACTCAGCGCCGGCGGGCTAGCAGCGCACGAATGTTTCTTGTGCGAAAACCTACCGAAGTGGTCTTAACGCATTCTCTTCCAGATCGTAATCGATTTCCGCACAAGATGCAGAAACTCAAGACGTTAGGGTAAACGTCCGTTGCCCGAACGGACACGTCGGTACGGAGTTGGGGGAGACCGGCCAAGGGCAGCAGCCTCGGAGCACTATGGCTCGCTGAAATTGCAACGCCTCACCGCCGCGGGGTGCCCCGCGGGATCGTCGAACCGGTGATGGAGACGGGATCGCTTGCCGGAAACGTATCCTCGAGCCCCTCCTCCAATTGCTCTTCCATCGCGTGCTGGTCATGCGCCTGACGGGCATTTGCGAGAGCCCCTTCCGGCACCGAAGCCGACTGCCTCCTGGCGGTGATGCCGGGCGGAGCCTCCTCCGCCTGTGCAGCGGCAGCAAGGATTTCCTTCGCACGGGCAACGGCATTCAACCTGTTGAGCGTACCCTCCGCATTTTGCGGGCAGAGGACCGTGACGATCTCGCCGTCCGCGCCGACGATTTCGACGGTGTAGCCCGCCTTTCCGCCGCGTTCGGGATGGATCTGTATGCCAACGAATTGCATCGGCTTCCTCCTACCATGGACGGCGCCATGATCGCGCCTGGTGACCGGGACAGGGCCGCAGCAAGTCTAGCAGATTTGGGGCTTAATTGGATGTCCTAGAGGGCTTCGATCGGCGCGGCACCACTGACATCTGCTGCCGCCCGATAGCCGGGCGCAGCGGCCTTTTTTCGCGTACAGGCGGCAAAGGCGTCGAGGGAGCGATCATAGACGCTCGTTCGCACGTCCATCATCCCGAGCACCGTGTGAAAAAGGTTGTCGTGCGATTTCGGCTTCTCGGCGTCCTTGGCCAGGCAAGCGACGTCGACCCCCATTTTCTCCTGATAGAATTGCGAGAACCAGGCGATGAAGGGCACCCGCGTCTGCTCCTTCGGCGCAAACGCATAGGGCGCACCGTGCAGATAGAGGCCGTTTTCGCCAAGCGATTCCCCATGGTCCGACATATAGATCATTGCACCAGCAACGCGGTCCTGATGTTTCCGGAGCAGCCGGGCAACGCTTGCGAGGATATGGTCCGTATAAAGGATCGTGTTATCGTAGGCGTTGACGATCTCCTCGCGCGTGCAGCGCATAAGCTCCGGTGTTCGGCAGTCGGGGGTGAAGCGGCGATAGGCCTCAGGATACCGCAGATAATAGGACGGCCCGTGGCTGCCGAGTTGGTGCAGCACAATGACGCTGCTTTTCGTCGAAGTGCCGAGCTTTCTGTCCAATTCCCCGAGAAGGATTTCATCGAGACACTCGCCGTTGTGGCAGAGCGGGCTCTCCTTCTGGCGCGTCATGCTGGCAAAGCTGATGAGGTCGGCAATCCCCTTGCTGCCGGTATTGTTGTCCCACCAGGCGACAGAAACGCCGGCATGGGTCAGCACGTTCACCAGGTTTTCGGTTGAGCGTGCCTTCCAGTCACTGTACTGCGCGTGCGTATAGACGGAGAACATGCAGGGTAGCGAAACGGCGGTCGCCGTGCCGCAACTCGTTACATTCCGATAGCCGACGACATCCTCCAGCGCCTCCAGCTCCGGATTTGTGTCGCGCTTGTAACCATTCAATGAAAAATTCATCGCCCGAGCCGTTTCGCCGGCGACCACGACGACAACCACAGGCTTGCCGGCTCTCGCGAGTCGAGGCCCGACATGTGCATCGGTTCCGAGTGGCTGAACCACAAGGTTGCGTTCGCGATAGGTCGAAAGACCGTAACGCACCGCCGCCGAGATCGGCCCCGCGGGATTGAAGCGGGGCATCAAGTCCCTGTGCTCCCGCAGTGCATAGGCGATGGTGGCGAAATTTCCGTAGATGAGCAGTCCGCTCAGGATGAGAGATGGAGCGATGAAGAGGAAATTGACGCCGGCCTTGGCGAAGAATCGCCTGTGCCTGATTTTGGTCCAGGCGATCAGAAGCGAGGGAATGAGGGCGTACAGCGCGAGATGAAGCGCAAGGTGGCCGGTCAGCAAGTGGCTAGCCTCGGCACCGGTCGTGACCGCGATATTGCCGATCATGTCCTTGTCTATGATGACGCCGAACGTATCGACGAAATAGGAGGCGGATGCCGAGACGAGAATGGAGAAAATCAGGACCGGCTTCGTCACGTACTTCATGGACAGTGCCGTCAGGACTGAAAAGGTTGTGAGCCAGAGCGCGGCACCTAGCGCCACCAACCCCACCCACGCGCGATCGAAATAGATCGCCGCATGGCTCCAGAAAGCCTTGTTGGTTAGCAGCAGCAAATACAGGGTGACGACGGCGCTCAGGCCCACGCTACCGATCTCGGGCCGGCGAATTCGGAAAACAGCCAAAACAATATCTCCAAGTGCGAGCTTCTCGCTCGATCACGTCGCGGGTCTCGGGCCGGCATCGCCTGCGTTGCTGCAACCGATGCGGCACGGCTCGACACATCCGCCAATAACGCGGCTAACTGTCGAACGACTGTCAGGGGATCGCCGCGGGCACGGAAGGCGCTTTGTTGATGTGAGACGCGGACAGTATTTCGACAGCTTTGCGACGGCAGAGTCGGTCGCCGTCGCCGACGCGGCCTTTGATCAAATGGAGCGTTCATGAAATCGATGTTTATCTGTGCGCTGGCGGTGGCTGCTCTCCCTTGCCTCGCCAGTGCCGGCGACGATACATCCTGCACGAATGAACCTCGGTCGGCCTGGATGACACCGGACGAAGCCGTCTTTGAGCTTCGACAGGACGGCTATTCGGACGTGCAAGGCATCAAAGTGGTGGGCAACTGCTATGAGATCTACGCCTTCACGACAAAGCACGAGCGCGCCGATGTCTACATGAACCCCGTCAACGCCGAAATCGTCAGGGCAGAAATTGAAGACTGATGCTCGCTCCTTTTCGCTGCATTTCTCGAATGTTGCACTTTCAGGAAAACCTCATATGGTCCATCGTCCCCGGCCGTAAGAAGGTTTGAATTTCAAGGAAACGCATGCGCCTGCTGCTCGTTGAAGACAGTCCACGCCTTATCGAACTCGTGAGCGAGACTATGCGTGAAGCAGGATGGCGACTTGATGCCGTTTCGAGCGTGCGCGCGGCAGAGGCCGCCATTGCCGAACGGGAGCACGACCTCGTGCTGCTTGATCTCGGATTGCCGGATGGCGAGGGGCTCGATCTATTGAGATGGATCAGACAGGAGCACGCCGGCCTGCCAGTCCTGATCATCACGGCCCGCGGCTCGGTTGACGAGCGCGTTCAGGGACTGGACGCCGGCGCCGACGACTATCTGGTGAAGCCGTTCCATCACCGCGAATTGATATCGCGCTGCAGGGCCATGCTTCGACGTAACCCGCTTGCAATCCAGCCCGTGCTTGAAGCGGGAGCCATGCGCTTCGACCCTGCGACGGCGGAACTCAGTTGCGACGGTGCCGTCGTGCCGCTGCCGCCGCGCGAACGCTCCTTGATCGAGATATTGATGCGCGAGGTCGGCCGCGTCGTTCCAAAGCGCCGGCTCGAGGTCGCGCTTTCCGAATACGGGCAGGAACTCAGCGCCAATGCGCTGGAACTCGCCGTTTCCCGCGTCCGCAAGCGGTTGCAGCCGCTCGATACGGGCGTGTTGATCGAGACCGTGCGCGGAATTGGCTATCTCCTGCGGACAGCCGCATGAAACTACAAAATCCGTCGCTGATCGGCATCGTCGCGCGGCGCATCTTGGCGTTTTCGCTGCTTGCGATGGTCCTGCAGATCGGCGTCGTCTTCGCCGATTATTGGTTCGACGACTACAAGCTCAGTATTCTCATGCTGCAGCAGGAGACCGAGACTCTTTCCAGGGCGATCACCAGGCACGAGGGACGCCTGACCTACAGGCCCGATGACGAGTTGCGACAACGCTATCTGGAGCGCGATGGCGACGTAGGTGCAATTTATGTCCGGGTGCGTACCGCGTCAGGCTCCGTGCTCTTCTCCAACTGTACGACCGAGTGCGCCGAGCACTTTCTGCCATTGAGTGTCGACGTGCCGAGTTTCTGGAAACGCGTCATCGAGCCAGGCAAACCCTTCAGCGTCGCCGGCGGCCAATCCTTCGATCGCGACGGCGCGCCGGTGCTGGTCGAGCTGGCGATTATCAAGGACCCGAACGGCTTCATGTACAGTGTCCTGCTGCACGAGATGATCGATTCGATGATAGTGCCGATGACGCTCATGTTCTGTCTCGTCATCGGCGCCACCATCTGGTCGATCCGCAGCGCGTTGAAGCCGGTCGCCAGGGCAGTCAAGGCCGCGGACGCCATCGACCCGCGCGACAGCGGCGCGCGCCTGCCGGTGACCCGAATGCCGCAGGAGATCGAGCGACTGGTGAGTGCTTTCAACCGGCTGCTCGCACGTCTCGGCGACCTCATCCAGTCGCAGAAAGTCTTCTCCTCTTCGATAGCCCACGAAATTCGCACCCCGGTCGCGATCGCCAAGATGGAATTGAGTCGCATCGCGGATCCCCGTGCACGCAATGCCGAACGCGATCTCGACGCGCTCACCCATGTACTGGAACAATTGAC
Coding sequences:
- a CDS encoding GntR family transcriptional regulator; translation: MSENSRTDETTTNLKAISFPPLDMNRPAGEQIFSALKSAILKTELPPGCLISESEIGQRFGASRTPVREAFTQLRTDGLIVTRPSRGNYVSRLSEARIREAQFIREGLELANVERLCETGLPDAVVNALTGILDVQGRCVACDDMLEFQMQDDRFHTTLARATGFARAETLLVREKAALDRLRGFSLSDTNHMTCLLEEHRAILNAIRERDTGAALAAMRAHLRSILGALSSLIQANKDFFE
- a CDS encoding metallophosphoesterase family protein; this encodes MSGRRLTFAVGDIHGCLAQLDALLTSIESAAPGGRVVFLGDLVDRGPDSRGVVARIMAGPTSPGWQWTTLKGNHEEMLVAARKGMAEMSMWLMNGGYETLESYGGAIPLSHLVWMAELPSILVDRFRIFAHAGVDEAVPLDEQSDEVLLWIRTDPDYSGRYWGRHLCHGHTPSRSNPRTIGNRTNVDSGAVFGGMLSCAVFDDEVPGGPIEFLVAAGEDAY
- a CDS encoding phosphoethanolamine transferase is translated as MAVFRIRRPEIGSVGLSAVVTLYLLLLTNKAFWSHAAIYFDRAWVGLVALGAALWLTTFSVLTALSMKYVTKPVLIFSILVSASASYFVDTFGVIIDKDMIGNIAVTTGAEASHLLTGHLALHLALYALIPSLLIAWTKIRHRRFFAKAGVNFLFIAPSLILSGLLIYGNFATIAYALREHRDLMPRFNPAGPISAAVRYGLSTYRERNLVVQPLGTDAHVGPRLARAGKPVVVVVVAGETARAMNFSLNGYKRDTNPELEALEDVVGYRNVTSCGTATAVSLPCMFSVYTHAQYSDWKARSTENLVNVLTHAGVSVAWWDNNTGSKGIADLISFASMTRQKESPLCHNGECLDEILLGELDRKLGTSTKSSVIVLHQLGSHGPSYYLRYPEAYRRFTPDCRTPELMRCTREEIVNAYDNTILYTDHILASVARLLRKHQDRVAGAMIYMSDHGESLGENGLYLHGAPYAFAPKEQTRVPFIAWFSQFYQEKMGVDVACLAKDAEKPKSHDNLFHTVLGMMDVRTSVYDRSLDAFAACTRKKAAAPGYRAAADVSGAAPIEAL
- a CDS encoding PepSY domain-containing protein; translated protein: MKSMFICALAVAALPCLASAGDDTSCTNEPRSAWMTPDEAVFELRQDGYSDVQGIKVVGNCYEIYAFTTKHERADVYMNPVNAEIVRAEIED
- a CDS encoding response regulator transcription factor, with the protein product MRLLLVEDSPRLIELVSETMREAGWRLDAVSSVRAAEAAIAEREHDLVLLDLGLPDGEGLDLLRWIRQEHAGLPVLIITARGSVDERVQGLDAGADDYLVKPFHHRELISRCRAMLRRNPLAIQPVLEAGAMRFDPATAELSCDGAVVPLPPRERSLIEILMREVGRVVPKRRLEVALSEYGQELSANALELAVSRVRKRLQPLDTGVLIETVRGIGYLLRTAA
- a CDS encoding ATP-binding protein; protein product: MKLQNPSLIGIVARRILAFSLLAMVLQIGVVFADYWFDDYKLSILMLQQETETLSRAITRHEGRLTYRPDDELRQRYLERDGDVGAIYVRVRTASGSVLFSNCTTECAEHFLPLSVDVPSFWKRVIEPGKPFSVAGGQSFDRDGAPVLVELAIIKDPNGFMYSVLLHEMIDSMIVPMTLMFCLVIGATIWSIRSALKPVARAVKAADAIDPRDSGARLPVTRMPQEIERLVSAFNRLLARLGDLIQSQKVFSSSIAHEIRTPVAIAKMELSRIADPRARNAERDLDALTHVLEQLTSLARADAVDPSAYQRASLSDIGAEVAEATAPFVFDQGKSIEFVDHGTVPVTVIPGLVENMLRNLIENAVKHNPPDTAIVVTCGPGPRVTIEDNGRGLVDLPEHNEDLGYVKRSGQLGLGLKIVHRIAELHGATIAIDTARDRGTKITIGFAASE